Sequence from the Methanobacteriaceae archaeon genome:
TACACAATAAAGACCTTAAGGATGCTGTAAGAGATGAAATAACTATTTGCTTAGAAAGAATAGGTTTTAAAAAGTGAAAATTACTCTAATTACAGTTGATTTTATGAATTACGAAAATAATCCAAAAAAGGATAACTGTGAAAATCCATTTCAACAGAAAGAAGAACAAAAATACTGTTCACCGAAACTTGAAATGGGAATAACCTCTATGGTGACTACATCTTACTCATCTTTAACTATTTGGGACATTATTAAGATTATATCTGGTAAGAAGAGTGATGCAGTTAATGAATGGATAGATTCATTGCCAGTTCAAATAGAAAGGCCCGTGGTTGTAGGCACTTATCTAACCGGGGCTAGTTTAGCTCAAAAATTAGTTCAAAGGAAAGAAATAAAAGAAGTTAAAGTTTTAGATATTTACCCTCACCTTAAAAAATTATTATATACTTTATGGGATGTCGAATCTAAAGATAGTGCTGTTAATGAAATTAATAATGCTAAAATCTCTTTTTCAACTGACTTAGGCCACTTGAAAACTGGAGATATGGTAATAGATACCACTGGCCTAGGTGGAATTGATGTTAATCAGATTAAAGAATTAAATTCATGTGAAGTATTTTTAGTTGAAGATCCTTCCTCTGATGGAAGTGATGATCTGATTCAAAACAAAAATTTTACTGAACAAAGAATTAAGGCCAGTTCTGCAAATCATCGGGGCCTAATATTCACCTCAGGACTAGGGTCCAAAACATCAGGAACCATGACTTTGACCATGGATGTGCTCAGAAAATCTCTTGAAGAAGTTTTAAAAGAAGAAGGAGTTTTATATGCTGTGGCATCACTTGATTTCTATGAAAGAATTCTTTTTAAAGAAGAAAATACAGAAAAATTTCTAGAAACTCTGCAAAGGCCCGCCATGGTTGTATCTTCCATTAAAGCTGTGGATCTGGATATTATTCTAGCCAAACAATTGACGAAAATTAGAGTGACTATTAAAGAAGATGTTGGGAAAAAAAATGAAGATTAGGAGATAATATGAACGCAGCAGAGCTTTTTCAGAAAATTGAAAAAATAATTCCTTTGGATATTGCATTAGAAGGAGACAAAGTTGGTTTTATCGGTTCTGAAACTCCAGATGATATTCAAGTGAAAAATGTTCTTGTTTTAATGGATTATATTCCTTCATGTGAGCTAAAATTCCTTTCCAATAATTTAAACAATTCAAAAATAAGTAATTTAAAAATTAATTATGAAGATTATGATTTGTTGATAACACATCATCCTCCCATTATTAAACCAGAGATTCCTACCTATGTCATTCATTCCAACTGGGATTTAATAACCCTGGGTGCTTGTGACTCACTGGCAGAAACTCTAGAAATAAAAGTTTTAGATGTTTTAGATCCTGAAACAGGGCTAGGAAGATTGGGGAGTCCTCTTAATGGGCCGGTTTCCCTGGAAGAGTTGGAAGCCCGGGTTATGGAAAAATTGAATATAGATTGTATTAAATCAGTTAAAACATCCAAATTTCTAAATAATCCTCAAATGAAAATTAATAAAGTAGCCGTTGTCTCTGGTTTTGGTCTCAATCCAAATTTTATTAAAAAAGCTCACAACAGAGGCGCTGAAGTTTATATATCTGGAGATCTTACCCATCCTGGAGCTATTATGGCCAAAGCACTGGGAATAAACTTAATTGATGTGAATCATCACGCTAGTGAAATACCTGGCCTTTATGATCTGGCCCGGTTAATTAAGGACTTAGGAATTGAAGTTGATGTTTTTAATACTGGAATTCCATGGGATACTAAATTTAAGTTCATTTCAGATAAATAATTCAAAAGTATAATTTAAATATTAATATTTCACAGATATGCTAATTCATTGACATTATTACTCACAAAAGTTAAGTATTATAAAAAA
This genomic interval carries:
- a CDS encoding Nif3-like dinuclear metal center hexameric protein — translated: MNAAELFQKIEKIIPLDIALEGDKVGFIGSETPDDIQVKNVLVLMDYIPSCELKFLSNNLNNSKISNLKINYEDYDLLITHHPPIIKPEIPTYVIHSNWDLITLGACDSLAETLEIKVLDVLDPETGLGRLGSPLNGPVSLEELEARVMEKLNIDCIKSVKTSKFLNNPQMKINKVAVVSGFGLNPNFIKKAHNRGAEVYISGDLTHPGAIMAKALGINLIDVNHHASEIPGLYDLARLIKDLGIEVDVFNTGIPWDTKFKFISDK
- a CDS encoding SAM-dependent methyltransferase HcgC family protein translates to MNYENNPKKDNCENPFQQKEEQKYCSPKLEMGITSMVTTSYSSLTIWDIIKIISGKKSDAVNEWIDSLPVQIERPVVVGTYLTGASLAQKLVQRKEIKEVKVLDIYPHLKKLLYTLWDVESKDSAVNEINNAKISFSTDLGHLKTGDMVIDTTGLGGIDVNQIKELNSCEVFLVEDPSSDGSDDLIQNKNFTEQRIKASSANHRGLIFTSGLGSKTSGTMTLTMDVLRKSLEEVLKEEGVLYAVASLDFYERILFKEENTEKFLETLQRPAMVVSSIKAVDLDIILAKQLTKIRVTIKEDVGKKNED